A stretch of Triticum aestivum cultivar Chinese Spring chromosome 1D, IWGSC CS RefSeq v2.1, whole genome shotgun sequence DNA encodes these proteins:
- the LOC123168226 gene encoding uncharacterized protein yields the protein MAPERRRSGLAAAADAASWCCGLALVTLLLVSSLRAGEGEESGGGAVVVRGARIASAPRRPCDEIYVVVEGETLHSISDRCGDPYILEHNPHVHDPDDVFPGLVIKITPRAAADSRR from the coding sequence ATGGCGCCGGAGCGGAGGCGGtcggggctggcggcggcggcggacgcggcgtCGTGGTGCTGCGGGCTGGCGCTGGTGACGCTGCTGCTGGTGTCGTCGCTGCGCGCGGGCGAGGGGGAagagagcggcggcggggcggtggtggtGCGCGGCGCGCGGATCGCGTCGGCGCCGCGGCGGCCGTGCGACGAGATATACGTGGTGGTGGAGGGGGAGACGCTGCACAGCATCAGCGACAGGTGCGGCGACCCCTACATCCTGGAGCACAACCCGCACGTCCACGACCCCGACGACGTCTTCCCGGGCCTCGTCATCAAGATcacgccgcgcgccgccgctgaCAGCCGCAGGTGA